The Streptomyces cynarae genome contains a region encoding:
- a CDS encoding Fpg/Nei family DNA glycosylase has translation MPEGDTVHQAAKRLHGALAGKVLTRSDLRVPRYATADLTGRTVLDVTPRGKHLLTRIEGGLTLHSHLMMDGAWKVFAAGQRWSGGPAHQIRAILGTVDRTAVGYRLPVLELLRTADEHRAVGHLGPDLLGPDWDPGTALENLLRDPARPLGEALLDQRNLAGIGNVYKSELCFLLRVTPWLPVGELPAEHAAQLPTLAKKLLEANRDRPARNTTGRREQNLFVYGRAPRPCLRCGTPVQVAEQGDGSRERPTYWCPACQWGPAPAPGVADHRHSRPPSAN, from the coding sequence ATGCCCGAAGGTGACACCGTCCACCAGGCCGCGAAGCGTCTGCACGGCGCGCTCGCGGGGAAGGTGCTGACGCGTTCCGACCTCCGGGTGCCCAGGTACGCGACGGCCGATCTCACCGGCCGTACCGTCCTGGACGTCACCCCGCGCGGCAAGCACCTGCTGACCCGTATCGAGGGCGGGCTCACGCTGCACTCGCATCTGATGATGGACGGGGCGTGGAAGGTGTTCGCGGCGGGGCAGCGCTGGAGCGGCGGTCCCGCCCACCAGATCCGGGCGATCCTCGGCACCGTCGACCGCACGGCGGTCGGCTACCGCCTGCCCGTCCTGGAACTGCTGCGCACCGCCGACGAGCACCGCGCCGTGGGGCACCTCGGCCCGGACCTCCTCGGCCCCGACTGGGACCCCGGTACGGCCCTGGAGAACCTGTTGCGCGACCCCGCCCGCCCCCTCGGCGAGGCCCTGCTCGACCAGCGCAACCTGGCCGGCATCGGCAATGTCTACAAGAGCGAGCTGTGCTTCCTGCTCCGGGTGACTCCGTGGCTTCCCGTCGGCGAGCTCCCGGCCGAGCACGCCGCCCAGCTGCCCACCCTCGCCAAGAAGCTGCTGGAGGCGAACCGCGACCGCCCCGCCCGCAACACCACCGGGCGGCGCGAACAGAACCTCTTCGTCTACGGTCGCGCGCCCCGCCCCTGCCTGCGCTGCGGCACCCCGGTCCAGGTGGCGGAGCAGGGCGACGGCTCACGGGAGCGGCCCACCTACTGGTGCCCGGCCTGCCAGTGGGGACCGGCTCCCGCCCCGGGCGTGGCGGACCACCGCCACAGCCGCCCGCCCTCAGCCAATTGA
- a CDS encoding SDR family NAD(P)-dependent oxidoreductase: MPVTAYDLSDRTVFVTGAASGIGRASAVLLAEAGATVHCADRDAPGLHETAALIADRGGTAHTHHLDVTDRARLEQAVASCERLDAMAAVAGIMHSSPVLQTRDEDLDRVLAVNFKGVLYACQEATLRMIEDGTRGSIVTMASSAVDTGGPGLLCYGAAKAAVVQLTKTLATEVGPYGIRVNAVAPGWTRTPMTDRHGEEQERTEAFMARMSPLGRTGEPQDVAHAVLYLACDASSFVTGQILRPNGGVAMPW, from the coding sequence ATGCCCGTGACGGCGTACGACCTCAGCGACCGCACCGTCTTCGTCACCGGCGCCGCGAGCGGCATCGGCCGGGCCTCGGCCGTGCTGCTCGCCGAGGCAGGCGCGACCGTGCACTGCGCCGACCGCGATGCGCCTGGGCTGCACGAGACGGCGGCCCTGATCGCAGACCGGGGCGGCACGGCACACACCCACCACCTCGACGTGACCGACCGGGCCCGGCTCGAGCAGGCCGTCGCGTCCTGCGAGCGCCTCGACGCGATGGCGGCCGTCGCCGGGATCATGCACAGCAGCCCCGTCCTCCAGACACGGGACGAGGACCTGGACCGGGTACTGGCCGTCAACTTCAAGGGGGTCCTGTACGCCTGCCAGGAGGCGACGCTCCGGATGATCGAGGACGGGACCCGCGGCAGCATCGTCACGATGGCGTCGAGCGCCGTCGACACCGGCGGTCCGGGGCTGCTCTGCTACGGCGCGGCGAAGGCGGCCGTGGTGCAGCTGACGAAGACCCTGGCGACCGAGGTCGGGCCGTACGGCATACGGGTCAACGCCGTGGCGCCGGGCTGGACCCGTACGCCGATGACCGACCGGCACGGGGAGGAGCAGGAGCGCACGGAGGCGTTCATGGCGCGAATGTCACCGCTCGGCCGGACCGGCGAACCGCAGGACGTCGCGCACGCTGTGCTGTACCTGGCCTGCGACGCCTCGTCCTTCGTCACAGGGCAGATCCTCCGCCCGAACGGCGGCGTGGCCATGCCCTGGTGA